Part of the Micromonospora rhizosphaerae genome is shown below.
CCGCCGACCTGCGCGACGCCACGGTGTTCTACACCGTGCTGGGTGACGCGGCGGCCCAGTCCAGCACCGCCGCCGCGCTGGAGAGCGCCAAGGGCATGCTGCGCAGCACGGTCGGCAAGGCCCTCGGGCTGCGCCACTCGCCGACCCTGACCTTCGTCCTCGACGAGGTGCAGGACCAGGTCAAGCACATCGACGACCTGCTGGCCGCGGCCCGCACCGCCGACGCCGAGGTGCAGCGGCTGGCCGCCAAGGCGCAGTACGCGGGCGAGGCCCAGCCGTACC
Proteins encoded:
- the rbfA gene encoding 30S ribosome-binding factor RbfA; this translates as MTDPAKVRRHAERIRELVASVVRSQIKDPRLGMITITDARITADLRDATVFYTVLGDAAAQSSTAAALESAKGMLRSTVGKALGLRHSPTLTFVLDEVQDQVKHIDDLLAAARTADAEVQRLAAKAQYAGEAQPYRLAEPELEGEETEDEDEPRGGDRR